In Castanea sativa cultivar Marrone di Chiusa Pesio chromosome 6, ASM4071231v1, a single window of DNA contains:
- the LOC142638627 gene encoding LOB domain-containing protein 1-like, which produces MEYKGQTAIASPPANTVPSTAYSYSPSNTSSLSPHAAQCSPSFPSPPSKSSPPPSLPPSPPTPPQIVLSPCAACKILRRRCVEKCVLAPYFPPTDPLKFTIAHRVFGASNIIKLLQDLPETQRADAVSSMVYEANARIRDPVYGSAGAICHLQKQLSELQAQLARAQAELVNMQCQQHNLLALLCMEVSQTQECSLQQEPSYTDTSCFLDDNSLGSTWETLWA; this is translated from the exons atGGAATACAAAGGCCAAACTGCAATAGCATCACCACCAGCAAATACTGTTCCCAGTACTGCATACTCTTACTCTCCATCTAATACCTCCTCACTTTCACCTCATGCAGCTCAATGTTCTCCTAGTTTTCCTTCACCACCTTCTAAATCATCTCCACCTCCAAGTCTTCCTCCATCTCCTCCTACACCACCTCAGATTGTTCTCAGCCCTTGTGCTGCCTGCAAGATTCTTCGCCGCCGATGTGTGGAGAAATGCGTTTTAGCTCCATACTTTCCTCCAACTGATCCACTCAAATTCACCATCGCTCATAGGGTGTTTGGAGCTAGCAACATCATCAAGTTGTTGCAG GACCTTCCAGAGACTCAAAGAGCTGATGCAGTAAGCAGCATGGTTTATGAAGCAAATGCCAGGATTCGAGACCCGGTCTACGGCTCTGCTGGTGCAATTTGTCATCTTCAAAAACAACTTAGCGAGCTCCAAGCACAATTGGCTAGAGCACAAGCTGAGCTCGTTAACATGCAATGCCAACAACATAATTTATTAGCCTTACTTTGCATGGAAGTGTCACAAACTCAAGAGTGCAGCCTTCAGCAAGAACCTTCTTACACTGATACAAGCTGTTTTTTAGACGATAACAGTTTGGGCTCAACTTGGGAAACTCTTTGGGCATGA